Genomic DNA from bacterium:
GCCCAGTGCCTGGAGCTACTGCTCTTCGAGGGTCCCGAGGACTCGGCGCCCGCGCGCGTGATTCGCCTCGATCCGCGCCGGCACCGGACGGCGGACTACTGGCACGTGCTGGTGAAGGGCATCGGTGCCGGGCAGGTCTACGGCTGGCGAGCGCACGGGGG
This window encodes:
- a CDS encoding glycogen debranching enzyme; translated protein: MLSDIHPGSSHPLGASVQAGGVNFAIYSRHAQCLELLLFEGPEDSAPARVIRLDPRRHRTADYWHVLVKGIGAGQVYGWRAHGG